A window from Solanum stenotomum isolate F172 chromosome 7, ASM1918654v1, whole genome shotgun sequence encodes these proteins:
- the LOC125871123 gene encoding EID1-like F-box protein 3 translates to MSQSESQRRRWNSNRVAESDDSAIHNETILRLVFDSMKWDVHSLCQTASVDRNLRALAKRLLWKEMCIYRAPRMIASLMDGAPNGRIGGEWEAMAKLLFYCCGCNPTRHFRMGQSYPGHFMKSSRFSKTSGRSFLVRRCRSDLLYVSDPCEHEIRDRGDDLGIFRGVFGGFMRSRTRACLITRELEVEDGVRCPFCGGRVWSMTAARLVPKSAARRLGTMENGLEYFVCVNGHLHGSCWLVHLSSEEDGNDDDDEDDREDDRNQIGSNG, encoded by the coding sequence ATGAGTCAAAGTGAGAGTCAGAGACGAAGGTGGAATTCGAATAGAGTAGCTGAGTCTGACGACTCAGCTATTCATAACGAGACGATTCTCCGTTTGGTTTTCGATTCTATGAAGTGGGATGTTCATTCCTTATGTCAAACGGCGTCGGTTGATCGAAATCTACGAGCATTAGCGAAGAGGCTATTGTGGAAGGAGATGTGTATTTATCGCGCACCGCGCATGATAGCGTCGTTAATGGACGGTGCGCCGAATGGTCGGATCGGAGGGGAATGGGAAGCTATGGCGAAATTGTTGTTTTACTGTTGCGGGTGTAATCCGACCCGACATTTCCGAATGGGTCAATCATATCCGGGTCATTTCATGAAATCGTCTCGGTTTTCAAAGACGTCGGGTCGGAGTTTTTTAGTGAGGAGATGTAGGAGTGATTTGTTGTACGTTAGTGATCCGTGTGAGCATGAAATTAGGGATAGAGGTGATGATTTAGGGATTTTCAGAGGGGTATTTGGGGGATTTATGAGATCGAGGACGAGGGCGTGTTTGATTACGAGAGAATTGGAGGTTGAAGATGGAGTGAGGTGTCCATTTTGCGGTGGTAGGGTTTGGAGCATGACGGCAGCTAGGCTTGTACCGAAGAGCGCGGCGCGGAGATTGGGTACGATGGAAAACGGGTTGGAGTATTTTGTGTGTGTTAATGGGCATTTACATGGAAGTTGTTGGCTTGTGCACTTGTCGTCAGAAGAAGATggaaatgatgatgatgatgaagatgatcgCGAGGATGACAGAAATCAGATTGGCAGTAATGGATAG